In the Chitinophagales bacterium genome, one interval contains:
- a CDS encoding GHKL domain-containing protein, with protein sequence MRSRPLLIFYLLVLYIFASFTWWILFLFRISAEAYNEKKELTQLNFIYQHKSPDQLDNTEELNRIDREYRRKIIMILGEGSVFLIILLVVTIKTNQSLQREYRVNRLQKNFLLSITHELRSPIASSRIALQTMLKHASLPREKEELLLTNSIHDMDRLQGLVENILLAAKIEDHTFQIGKAECDISEIVQTAVDKAKEVAAGQHSFETGIKQGVMVMGDRMGLTSVVTNLLENAMKYSPAGTVICAEVTEDDKQVRISVADQGYGIPDREKKKVFDKFYRVGQEETRKTKGTGLGLYIVDRILALHKGKVSVRDNKPAGAVFVVELPKFT encoded by the coding sequence ATGCGTAGTAGGCCCTTGCTCATCTTTTACCTGCTGGTACTGTATATTTTCGCCTCCTTCACCTGGTGGATACTTTTTTTATTTCGTATCAGTGCAGAAGCATACAATGAAAAGAAGGAACTGACTCAGCTCAATTTCATCTATCAGCACAAATCGCCTGACCAGCTCGACAATACGGAAGAGCTCAACCGTATTGATCGTGAGTACCGGCGTAAGATTATCATGATATTGGGAGAAGGATCCGTTTTTCTCATCATCCTGCTCGTGGTGACCATAAAAACCAATCAAAGCCTGCAACGCGAATACAGGGTGAACCGGTTGCAAAAGAATTTCCTGTTGTCCATCACCCATGAATTGCGTTCACCCATTGCATCTTCCAGGATTGCACTGCAAACCATGCTGAAGCATGCATCCCTTCCGAGGGAAAAGGAAGAACTGCTGCTGACTAATTCGATACATGACATGGACCGGCTGCAAGGCCTCGTGGAAAACATTTTACTGGCTGCAAAAATTGAGGATCATACCTTTCAGATCGGGAAAGCAGAATGTGATATCAGTGAGATCGTGCAAACGGCCGTCGATAAGGCAAAAGAAGTGGCTGCCGGTCAACATTCATTCGAGACCGGAATAAAGCAAGGAGTGATGGTGATGGGCGACCGGATGGGACTCACGAGTGTGGTGACCAACCTGCTGGAGAATGCCATGAAATATTCTCCTGCCGGCACTGTCATCTGTGCCGAAGTAACAGAGGATGATAAGCAAGTACGCATCTCCGTTGCAGATCAAGGCTACGGTATTCCGGATAGGGAAAAGAAAAAAGTTTTTGACAAATTTTACCGCGTTGGACAGGAAGAAACCCGTAAAACCAAGGGAACCGGACTCGGACTTTACATTGTGGACCGCATTCTTGCTTTACATAAAGGCAAGGTTTCGGTGCGGGACAATAAACCCGCAGGTGCTGTTTTTGTTGTGGAGTTGCCAAAGTTCACCTGA